Within the Epinephelus lanceolatus isolate andai-2023 chromosome 22, ASM4190304v1, whole genome shotgun sequence genome, the region catcaacagcagatgccAAAGGATACCTAGCTCATAATATGTAGACgtaaaagtccactgacaaaacgCCATAcatgaggatgaggatgtgTTCCATTTCTTGAATCATGATGACCTGATGAACACAAGCTATATTCACAGAGCTGTCACTTTCTGTTTAAGAGCTCCACCCTGCATTGGAAAAGCCGGTggttaaaacaaccaaaaagcaAACAGAACAACAGCCAAGCATCAggaggaagaaaacactgaatttatcAGGAGAGGCAGATAAAGTGTGTatgactgtaaaaaaacaaacaaacaaaaaacattgttaCAGACAGGAAAACTCATCCCTGATTTAATAttcacaaacttcctgcagttattgtGTTCAGTATTTTGGTTAATTGCACAgttgttctgttgttgttaAACACTGAATATAATAAGAAATATCCATaaatatgtcacttagtcaGGGGTGGTTCAGTTTACTCAATGATAGAAAAGAAGTCCCTGATGGAAAAGGTTGGGAACGCCGGGGTTAGATGGCCAAAGCAACTTCTTCTGATTCTGGTTCACAGCCTCCACTTCCTCTACTTTTTACTGGTGTATTACAGCCATGTGTGAAGCGCAGTGTAGGCCGCCAACTTCCAATAAAACTATGCTTTGCATATATTCATTTGTTTGctcaaaactttatttacatttctttttatcaATATTTCAAAAGTGTGTTTAAAGTTGACAGTTGAATGGAAACATGacagctgtgagcagtttccATTAGGACTGCtttctatgaaaaaaaaagtattttaaaaggaTGCCAGCATGTCTGTGTATCATCTGGATTAACAGAGATGGAAGTGCTGCTGTTTGTGGTTCTGAGTCCCAAACATAACACTGTTTGTCATGGGGTGGCAGCAGAAATTTCAGAGATCACAAACCTGACGCTTGACACAACTGAAGGAATGTGAGAAGTTGATTTTGTGCAATTCTGGTGACATTCGGTGGCATCAAGGTGCAGAACTGTGTCGGTGTGCAGGGTGTAGCTGATAAAAGGTGTTGATGATATTTACTCTGTGCAAACAAAGGTGAAAATATTTACCAAGGATGTTGTCTCAATGGGTTTCATCTCCTCTTTGACAATGTTCTCAAAGCTTCCGTGCAAAGCCAGGGAACAGAtccaaaacaatcaaacaagtGTCAGGAGATTACCACCATCATACCACAAAGTGTAGTGTCAGGGCCATATCCAAGGCTCATCAGTGGAACAGATGTAAAACTACATACAAGAAACAATCACATTATCATCATGAGTAAAGTTTACATTCAAACATAGAGCAAATTTTACCTGAATGcccaaaaagaaaacagcaacagaaaatacaaattaatgTCCGTTTCCATCCATTAGTGTTACGTGACACTGCTGCACGGGAGACAGGTCTGTGTTTTCTGATGGAGGTGGTAAAGTTGATGGTTCTGGTTTGTGAGGGGATCAGTTCTCACCTCCTTCTTTTCAGATGTTAAAGTGTGCATGACACTGAACCCCTGCTGAGgcagaaaagagaaagagagatagaaTAAGTGactgctgtcacaagcacaaagTAATTaggtttttgcccttattccaaaaaaagacaatattacttataagctgtttacatgactaatgaaaatgaatactCTCCTATTACTCTCATTTATatgcagccatgcatactcTGATTAACATGTCCTTACCACCATTGCTTTTATTACATCAATCGGCAGTAGGCCAAtcggggcggcagtagctcagtccatagggacttgggttgggaactggagggtcccTGTCTGgacaaatatggagcgtggactggtgtctggagaggtgccagttcacctgctgggcactgccaaggtgcccttgagcaaggcactgaaccccccaaccgctcagggcgcctgaccaagggcagccccctcactctgacatctctccactttgtgcatgtataggtcctgtttgtgcatgtgtgtgtctttcggacctgtgtgtaattgacaagcaagagtgaaaacatggaatttcccctcagggggattaataaagtatatagaaaataaataaaataaaaaatcatcatcatcttggcatcaaaacaggattttttttaaagtttcccACCTTTCCAACCTCTCCCTTTCAATTCTTCAGCCATCTTCTTGAAAAGCTCATTGTTGTGATATTTGCATATATCCAGGAACCTGCTCATATCCAAGTCTTTTATAATGTTATAAAGTAGGTGTGTTTATTCTTCCTACCAGAAAtatgggcttttcttttggcaaTGCATTTCTACACTAACCTTGGAAACTGTTGGTCTGTTGGTTTGTTAACCGACAACAGGCCGTGTGtcgcaaactgcagtaaaaatccCAACTGAGATGCATATTCTGAATGTGTTGtttacatgtccaaagaatgctcttAAAACCTGAATAACAGCAGCAAATCCCACATGTCTGAATCGGAAAATGCTTAATCTGAAAAGACACCAAATTTGGAATCTCTACAAATAATAGTGGAATTTTAGTAAGCATGTAAATGTACCCAGTGTCTTCCATATTTGCCAAATTTAAAGGATGTCTTCCATTTTGTCAAAGCAAAACAAGTTGTCCTGTGGTATTAATTGTAATTTAAGACAAGTCCTAAAACGTTTAGCTGTATCTGTTAATATTATCCTTTAATATTTAACTGTTCATAGCTTGCAGATGGCAAACTGTCAACCTTCAAGCCTCCAAAGTAAATAGGAGATTGAGAGGTGATGCCAGTTGATGCACTGACCAGCTGTAAATCTAATAACCTTTTACAGATGGTTAACCCATCATCATTTAGGGTGGAGTAAACTGATGtactttaaacatgttttatgactgatggatAGATAATTCACTGTGTATAAGAGCTGGTCTTGGGCTTGTTCAGCATCAACACTCAGGCTGACActgagaaggaggaagagaagataATCCACCAGAAGGTTTGCTTTGCTTTATTTCTTTACctctttttatgcctccgtgccGGCATGTTATGTTTTTgggtccatctgtccatctgtctgtccattctcatgaatgcaatatctgaAAAACACctagagggaatttcttcaaatttggcacaaacgtccacttgaactcaaggataaagtgattagtttttggtggtcaaaggtcaaagtctcTGTGACcttacatctgtctcattttcattAACTTGATATCTtgagaatttcctcaaatttggcaccaacatccacttggactcaatgatgacctcatgagaatttggtggtcaaaagtcaaggtcactgtggcctcacaaaacatgttttagtcaAGAGTTCATACGCTAATTATCTTTTTTCTCTCATTCAGAAGAGGACAACAGTCACTACAGCTCAGCTGTTTCAGAAGTTTTACTGacatgtctgtttttctttgttgaagGTAATTATCAACATTGAGATCTGCATCATCTCCAGGATGAAGACGCTGACTGTGTTTGCACTTCTTTGTGCTATGATGGCATTGACCACAGCTGCTGGTGAGTgttaacaatgtgtgtgtgagcaaaaagacaaacataaatTCTGTGCATCTGTTTATATCCAGCGACGCGATGGAAATAATCACTAACTGCTGTGTTTAACTGTTCAGCTCTGTCCGAGGTGAAGGATGAACACGGGACAGTGGAAGTAATTCAAGAAGGTGAATACATATTTCCTAACTGCTTTACACTTTGTCTGGAGACTCAATATTACCTCATCTCTATTTGTCTTGCTCAGGAGAGCATCACGTCATTGAGAGATCAGCATCTTGCCCCGGTGGTTGGAATCTGATTAATGGCCGCTGTTTCCTCTTTGTTCCACGAACCATGTCTTGGGCTCGAGCTGAGGTATAAGATGATTTGGATTTGTTGCAGAATGCCTCTAAATTAAgtttattctgtttgtttgcACTTTTACACTTGGTAACTTGGCATTTTCTAGTAGCTTTGGTGTTTTGTTATTACTCATGTTATCTTTCTGGGCAGCTATGTTTtaccttttttctctcctctgtagTTAAACTGCCAGTCCATGGGTGCAAACCTTGCGTCTGTACATCTAGCTGAGGAGTATCATGGGATTAAAAAGATGATAGAAGATAAAACTCATGGGCATCCACAGACATGGCTTGGAGGCTTTGATGCTGAAGAGCTATGTCATGTATCATTCCACAGTTTATTGACTTTGAATGTTCGTTCTCTAAATCGAGATCCCATTACAACAAAGAGAAGGGCACTTATTGCATGGGTTGTGCTGCCTCACATTATAAGTCACAGACCAAAAGCAAAAGTTCAGACAGACTATTTATAATTTTAGAGTAAATATCAGCAGAATTCCTAAAGTCAGTGGAAGATATGAAGGGCTGGATAGAAACCTTTGTGATTACAATGGTGTGGTAGATGAGTATCATATTCAGTTTGAATGTCAGAATGTAAgcttagggtgttttcacatttaggaCTTTTTAAACGAACCAAACTCAGTtctcttaaagtgcaccaaaaagtggaccaagaGAAAAGGTActcagttctttttgtgttcacattgtcagttaatttgaaagaggactcagttctctttctggtcaacttcagctctgatggttCCTCAGTCCTCTTTCTATTCACACTATAGcctgtatacagtatatatttacatacttttgttttcactgcaGTGCTGTTACGTATGACACCCCTcgctttcagatgaacttaaaattgAAGGAAACCCGTCATGTTTCTGTGCACTGTAGACTGTTGCcgtttgatgtattctacatcccacatctggagacgtgcagtatcttctGTGGACCAAACCACTCCTGGTCCTGCGTCCTTGCAAGTGTAGCAGCATAGAGGTGTTTATCCTTTGTGATTTGCCACTGTTTATAATGGCTGCTGATGAGGTGGGCCAGTATAAAAGCGGCAGTCCATCCACCAGTTCTTCGTTTGCGCCTCCGTCACCTCTGCGTCAATTCCGGGTCAGCGGTCATTTGATCCGACAGGTATGGCTCCAAGCTGCTTCACCTCgctggttgtttgtgtctctcagtGTGCTTAAGGCATTGGTGTTGTGTTGTAGGGCGACTGCCTGTGTGCTGCTCCGGCCCCCCTGTATGCACTGCTGCGTGTGTCTGTGGTAggtgtcctctctctctgcggTATGGTTGATGCTGTCCGGTGGCTAATGCTAGTGTGGTCACAGGTAAATGCTGGTGGCTGCCAGGggtcctctctccctccctcctctcgtgAGTGTGTGTCCATCGCTGCTAAAAAGGTATGTATGTGTAGCATAACGTGCACCGCGTCATCATCAGTGTACTTAATATTGCTAATAGTATTTTTCTTAATTAGGAATTACTGTAACCAGCTTATTGGGGCGCTGCTGTTTTGTCTCCGCTGCGGCTGCTGCTGTCTCCCCTGCTTCTGCtgttttgtctgctgttttgtcTCCACTGTGGCTGCTGCTTTGCTTCCACCGCATCTGCGGTGTGTCTCTGCTGCGGCTTCGCTTTTATGGCACAGCGCCACGCGGCGGTCTTATAAACCGCTTTGTAGCTCTGCTTCAACAAAATGGACCCTTGGTGACTGTTTCAACGTCTGGTGCGGGCAGTTGCTCGGCCGCACGCCGGGGCATGGTTCTCTATTTATATGGAATGCATGTGTGAAAGCGTGGGTTTACACCATTATTTTTGGTTATTTGTATAggtttatttgtatgttttgtttggGTTGAACTTGATTCGGTCTGTTTGTGTAACTCATTTGCTAATTAATTGAATTAATTTGAAAGGTCTCTTATGCAATTaggaaattgttttgtttttctgttctttagccttattttcttttttgtttgggtTATATTTGTTTGAATCCAAATTGGGTAGTTATTGGTTGATATATTTTGTTAAGTTTCAGTTTGTGCCCTGCCCCTTTTAATTATAATTTTGTTAgattttgctttgtgtttttgttgcaaccCCACTAATTTGTTTTATCTTCCCCTCTTTTCAGTGGCTGGAGGCCCGTGGTGGCGGTGTTGGTGATCTGGTGTTGGCACCCTTCTGTCTTGTCTGCTGTGTTCCTGGGAGTGGGTTACttcactgagtgtgtgtctgccacGTGTGTCCGGTGATATAAgttgatttctgtttttttttttttggtggatcCTTCCCCTGCACTAGGCCCCGTCTATCAACTAGGCCTCAGCCCTGATCAGTTTCCTTTTCCCCTCCCTGCGTGACAtttttaattacaatttttaCCCAATTTGtttaataaagtgtatttttagcAATTGGACCCACGTCTCACGCCTCTTGAGTAAACGTACCTGTGTGCCTTGTATTGCAAAAATAATCCTCTGGGTGAAATTCCCAGGGTGGCTTTGTTGACAACCTTAGCTTTACTATCcttactcctcctcctcgccaCACAAGTGTTACAGGTCGACGTGGTTTCGCCAGGTTTCGCCAAGTGTCCCAGTGCAgcagcatgtgatctagagggctgaATACAgtggcaaagagcaaagtgaacctggagcactttgtgttcacaaggcacagattaagtaaactgcaccatggacttGAAGCAACACAAATGGATGGAAGCGGacattaatttgcattttctttagctgattttttttttttgaacattcAGTTAAAATTTGCTCTGTGTTTGAATGTAACTTGACTAATGATGATACTGTCATTGTTTCTTGTATGTAATTTTACAGCTGTTCCACTAATGAGCCTTGGATATGGCCCTGACACGACACTTTGTGGTATGATGGTGGTAATCTCCTGACACGTGGCTGACTTGTTTGAATGATTTGTATCTGTTCCCTGGCTTTGCACTGAAGCTCTGAGAGAATTCCCAGAGAAGAGATGAGTTATTAAGATAACATCTTTAGTAAATATTTTAACCTTTGTTTGCACAGAGTAAATATCAGTAACACCCTTTACCAGCTACACCCTGCACATCAAAGCCTCTGAACAGTTCCACAGAAGGGGCTGTTTTTGTCACTCTTACTGTTACTCTTTGGCCTAATACTATTTAGTGAATATAACCATGATCCAAGTTGTGGAACTACAGTGCACGATGGTTTGGtggatgtaaacaggaagtcttCTGTTGCATGGAGTGGTGATGAGATAGCTGTGGGATACAACTTGAGTTTAGACTATTTGTTTAAATTTTGGCAACGTGGCACCATTACATATGTTGAATCCGCTTTGAGCAGCTCCTGTTTGCAGTGTACCCATAGATGTCGGCAACTATGACTACTTTGAtactaaaaaaaacttaaaaacatgaTTATTCTCAGGCAAAGTATGGATTCTGATGCACATTGCAGCACTCAGGCATTAAGGGATTTATTGCCTTCAAGTATCTGCTGTTGCTTCAACTGCTGATGATGTTGATAAGCAACCAAATCAGCAACCAAACTGCACtgattaaagcaacacaatggaggagTGCACTTTTTACCTCACGGGTCCCCCTACAGACGAAAAACggtattgtctgttacaactgtcGGAAAAATCTTTATGtacgtgcatttgttgacaagccaaCGATACTGgtgaacttcctgaagctggcCGTGTAATGCGCAACAacacagcctggcaaaggcaaGACACTGACACTGAGATGGCGGATGCTGAGTGGACGCAGGCAGGCAGGTCTGGCGCTCCAGAGCTCTTGCTACAAAAAGCAACAAACTTTGTACCGCCATCTctgctttttattctttttgtgaGTTTACTTTTACTTCTGTGCCTCCTATGTCTGCACTTTCTGTCTAAAAGTTATGATCAGGCCTACTCTCCAGCCAAGTGCAGCCAGCACCTATTGTTTACAAGATTCATGAACGCTAACCGAGCAAGAACGCCACCAGGTAAACACCAACCTACAAAGGCACCCGGCCGTCTCATGGGGCTTGTGCATCTCATAGTCATTCTCCTTCTGGCTGGAGATGTAGAAATAAACCCTGGTCCCTGGTCATATCTAACCCGGAGACACAACACCTGGCCCAACCGACTCGGCTAGCCCAAccatggctaatgttagcacaaCCGCAGCAACAAGCCATGTTAGTCTGGCTCCCTGTGCCAGTAACTGCACTACATCTGctacatcagctaacgttaccacaACAACTCACCTGGACTCCACCCTCATTCCCTGGGCACCTGCCACCGCTGTCACTATGGCCAGCCTGGTCCTCGCCGCCGCTTAAAAGAATTAAGCTTGGGGCGGCACGACTTGATTAACGACCAGACCAGGGTTGTTAACTATAATATTAAGTTCACCACATCCTGTCCCCTCTTACCACCCAGGGGAATCACACCATCTAATTCACAACTGGGTGAGGAGGACACTGAACAGATGTTAATGTCATAAATTAAGTAAACCAAGTTTCTGATGTAACAGACTTGAAATGTCTCTTGGAAGTgaaattgtacatttttttcatgttctaATGTGCATGATCCTTGTTTGTTAGCTGAAtgatatattcattttaatccTGTGGGCCAAAGTATTAGCGAATTATGAGTTCCGGTTTTTAATCCCTCATTTAACATGGAGtcatactgccatcttgtgacgATAGTTAAGGAGAGTTCCCTTAAGGAATCCCACATTATATTTAGAGTTTAGAG harbors:
- the LOC117246255 gene encoding uncharacterized protein LOC117246255 isoform X1, with the protein product MAADEVGQYKSGSPSTSSSFAPPSPLRQFRVSGHLIRQGDCLCAAPAPLYALLRVSVVNAGGCQGSSLPPSSRECVSIAAKKWLEARGGGVGDLVLAPFCLVCCVPGSGLLH
- the LOC117246255 gene encoding uncharacterized protein LOC117246255 isoform X2; this encodes MAADEVGQYKSGSPSTSSSFAPPSPLRQFRVSGHLIRQGDCLCAAPAPLYALLRVSVVNAGGCQGSSLPPSSRECVSIAAKKELL